AATCAGCACAAGAATATGATATCCTAAATGCTGATTTTATATAAAGATTAGATTAGCTCTAAATTTTTAAGTCCATTGGCACTTCTATGAGTAAAACTTTGCTATTGGTTTTAGATGTCAAATTAAAACGTTCAATATCCCATAATCCGAAACCATCTCTTTTTTCTAAAGACTGACCTTCTATTTCTACTTCTCCATCAAGTACAAAAGCGTAAACACCATTCTTCTTATCATTTATGGTATAGGTTGTATTCGAATTAGAATCAAAGTCTCCTAAATACATCCAAGCATTTTGATGAATCCAAACTCCTTGATCATCAGGATTTGGAGATAAAACTTGGTAAAATGAATTCTTTGTTGCTAGATCTTTAATTGAAATTTGATCATATCTTGGAGTTACATTTTGTTGATTTGGTACAATCCAAATTTGTAAAAACTTTACATCTGTTTCCTGATTCTTATTGAATTCACTGTGATAAATACCTTTTCCAGCGCTCATGGCTTGAACATCTCCTTGTTTTATAACAGCATTATTTCCCATGCTATCTTTATGTTCTAAATCACCTTCTAATGGAATTGAAATGATTTCCATGTCTCTATGCGGATGAGTACCAAAACCTTTTCCACCTTGAACAATATCATCATTTAGTACCCGAAGCACACCAAAATTCATTCGTTCTGGATTGTAATAATTTGCAAAACTGAAAGAATGATGTGAATCTAACCAACCATGATTAGCATGTCCTCTTGTATTTGCTTTATGTAAAACTGTTTTCATTGTTTTAATCTCCATATTCGGAATATGATTAAATCCGATTTGATTATTAATTTTTTCAGGATTATTAGTATTTGTACTACTTAATTTTGGTACAAAAGCCGTAAAAAATCCTGCTAATAATGAGTTTTTTAAAAACTTTTTTCTATCCATAAGATTTGTTATTATCCATTAAAACCTGATTTAATATGCGCACCATCACAATAAGGTTTATTATTTGAATGTCCACATCTACAAAATGCTGTGGTTTTATTTTTTGTTTCTGTATTCCCATCTTTGTCAGTTACTTTCAGTGTTCCATAAACTAACAACGGACCATTTTCAAGTACTTCAACTTTGGTTTCTAACGTTTCGGCTTCTTTATCATCCTCATCATTCATGTAATAGCTTAAAGCACCAGAAGGGCAATTTTTAATTTGAGCCTTTAGCTCTTCAGTTGTTGCATTTTCAATTTTCAACCAAGGCCTAGCTTTAGGATTATAAACTTTTGGTAATGCTTTTACACATTCTGCAGCATGAATACATGTTTTAGGTTTCCATACAATGGTTAATTCACCATTTGAATACTCTTTGATAATTTCTTTGTCCATGGTTGGTTGTTTTAAATGATTAAATATTAATTCCCTTTGAAAGAATTTGTTTCCATTCTGGATGGTTTTTAATGTAATGTGCTACGAAAGGACATAGCGGAACAAGCTTTAAATCTTTTTCTTTAATATCGTTCAGAACGGCTTTTACTAAAGCAGAACCAATGCCTTTACCTTCAAGAGCTTTTGGAACTTCTGTGTGTGTCAAATATATTTGACCTTGAACGTTTATTTTATATTCAATTTTGGCAATATGATTTTCCACATGAAATTCATATTGCTCATAGGTTTCATTGTTTTTTAATTCAAAATTCATGATGTAAAGTGGTTTCTTAAATTTACTAATTAAATTAGTTTTTTGCTAATTGTATTATTTTGTAATTCAGTTATTTGATGTTGAATTTTAATTCTTGAATTTTTCCTTCTTGACGATATTTTAAACTCCCAATTTTATGATCAAATAATCCATTTAAGTTGTTTCCAGAAGGATCTGATAATCTTGAATTGATTTTAAGTGTGTAATCTCCTTTTGTCCATTTTTGGTTAGGAATAAATTTCCAAGACTTTTCATTATTACTAAATTCAATTTTACCGTCAATTCTATCATCATTGGATGTAAAAACAAACAATCTGTTTTGTAAAGACATGATATCAATACTTTCTTTAAAATCAATATTTAAACTTTCGACTGTATTCGCTCTAGGAGATGTTACTCTCCATAATTGATGATTTGGTGATTGAGTATCTTCTTCCGTCACATAAAAATGTTTAGTGTAAGAATTCTTTAGTTTTTGACCGTAAATATCTTCTAAGTTAAAAACAACAATTATATAGTTTTCACCTGCCTGTAACGCACGCCCCATGTTTTTATTAATCTTCAATCCCGTTTTAACTCTCGATGGATCAAATATTATAGTTAACTGAGTTTGTGCTTCATTCCAAAGTTCATAAACGTTATTAAATATGGCTCCCTTCACTTCTACTCCTTTTGAATCATACAACTTGATGTTTTTTAAGTTTCCAGTTGTTTTCATTGGATTAGAAAACTGAATATACATGCGTAGTATATTTTCAGGAATTTTGTTCTTAGTAGGATATATTTCAGTTACTTCTGGTTTATTATTTACGCTTTTAGGAACGAAAAACTCTTTTTGATAATCATTCGTTTTAATGGTATAAGTTTTGCCTTGTAGAAAAGGAAATCTTGGTATAAAAATCATGGAATTAGTTTGTGCTACAAATGACCCAGCGATCTCTGTTTTCGTTTGCTCGTGGTTTGATGAATCCAATAAATAAACTTTTGTATGTTTCTTTTGAAAATTCCAGTTTTTCAAAATCAGTTTATCTTTTTTAACGATAAGTTTTGAGTCTTGACTGGTTAATAAAATGCTTCTGAAGAAACAGAATACAAAAAGGAGGTAATAAACGCATAGCATATGAATAATGGATTGAAAATCACAGGTAATGACACCTGTGATTTTAGTATTGAAAAATTACTTTTCTTTGACTAATTCAGGAAATCCTTCTATTGGTTTTAGCATGTTATGGAAGCTTTTCCAAGGATCTTTTTCTCCATATTTGAAATCTGGAAATTCATATTCACTATCAAAATTGCTTAATCTGAAATAAGCTCCTTTTAACTCAGATAATAAGTTTACTTGACCAGTATCCATATCGCGTTGTAAGGCGGTAATCATCATTTGATTTTGTTCTGAAACATGCATTGTACCCGACATAGGAACTGGAAATATTTTTACACCTTCTGGTCCCATTGAAAATCCTGAAGTCATTCCTTCACCTTTATTAGCTTCTGCGAAATCTTTCAATGAAATTAAACTCGCACTTCTCTCTTTGTGTATTATTAATAACTTTTTGTCAAAACTTCCTTCCCTTTCTTGTGCGGTAAATGTGATCATATCAATTGGCGTATTTCCAAAACCAAGTTCAGCTACAGTTTTACCTTTGATATGATTTCCTTTTTTAATTTCTGAAGTTGGAATACTTACTAGAGGTGTACAAGTATAAGCTGCAATTAATGTTGATTCTCCATTAATTTCTTCAAAAGCCATCGTTCTAATTGGAGCTCTGGTTTCTTTTTGCGTATGAACTGCATGATAAATTTCAATTCCAGATACAGATTCTTGAGTGCTATTAAAAGGATATGCAATTTTCCTTAAGTTGGATGCAAATTCTCCGTTGGTTAAACCAGCAACATATACAAATCCATCATGATAGTCGATATCTGTAATATTTAAACGAACTGAACTTCTACCGTATAATTCAAATTCATCTGTCCTTATATTTTTTACCTTTACGCTTGTTCTCTTGCTAACATCAACCAATCTCAAACTCTCTCCTGTTGGATTAATTGCTACGATTACGGTTTCAGCATCAGGAGAAAATCCTCTTTTTACAGCAATATATGCTTCTTGACTTACAGGATGAATTTGCATGTCATTAAAAATTAAATCCGACGGAGTCACTCCAAGTAATTTGGCAATTTTTCGGTCCACTCCTTTTAAATTAAATGCAGTAGGTTCTTTAAGTTCCTTTGCAGTTGTTGGAATTGCGTAAAGCATACCTGATTTACTATCACCAACAAAAAGCACATTATCTGGTCCAAAGG
This genomic window from Tenacibaculum sp. 190524A05c contains:
- a CDS encoding pirin family protein → MKTVLHKANTRGHANHGWLDSHHSFSFANYYNPERMNFGVLRVLNDDIVQGGKGFGTHPHRDMEIISIPLEGDLEHKDSMGNNAVIKQGDVQAMSAGKGIYHSEFNKNQETDVKFLQIWIVPNQQNVTPRYDQISIKDLATKNSFYQVLSPNPDDQGVWIHQNAWMYLGDFDSNSNTTYTINDKKNGVYAFVLDGEVEIEGQSLEKRDGFGLWDIERFNLTSKTNSKVLLIEVPMDLKI
- a CDS encoding Ig-like domain-containing protein: MDSSNHEQTKTEIAGSFVAQTNSMIFIPRFPFLQGKTYTIKTNDYQKEFFVPKSVNNKPEVTEIYPTKNKIPENILRMYIQFSNPMKTTGNLKNIKLYDSKGVEVKGAIFNNVYELWNEAQTQLTIIFDPSRVKTGLKINKNMGRALQAGENYIIVVFNLEDIYGQKLKNSYTKHFYVTEEDTQSPNHQLWRVTSPRANTVESLNIDFKESIDIMSLQNRLFVFTSNDDRIDGKIEFSNNEKSWKFIPNQKWTKGDYTLKINSRLSDPSGNNLNGLFDHKIGSLKYRQEGKIQELKFNIK
- a CDS encoding (4Fe-4S)-binding protein — encoded protein: MDKEIIKEYSNGELTIVWKPKTCIHAAECVKALPKVYNPKARPWLKIENATTEELKAQIKNCPSGALSYYMNDEDDKEAETLETKVEVLENGPLLVYGTLKVTDKDGNTETKNKTTAFCRCGHSNNKPYCDGAHIKSGFNG
- a CDS encoding GNAT family N-acetyltransferase; amino-acid sequence: MNFELKNNETYEQYEFHVENHIAKIEYKINVQGQIYLTHTEVPKALEGKGIGSALVKAVLNDIKEKDLKLVPLCPFVAHYIKNHPEWKQILSKGINI